From a region of the Buteo buteo chromosome 7, bButBut1.hap1.1, whole genome shotgun sequence genome:
- the PRKRIP1 gene encoding PRKR-interacting protein 1: MAAPSAPRPPRPRKEPQPLVIPRSAAEEQRLRLERLMRNPEKTVPIPEKLNEWAPRPPPEFVRDVMGSSAGAGSGEFHVYRHLRRREYQRQDFMDAMAEKQRLDEEFQKKLERNKMIAEEQTAKRRRKRQKLKEKKLQAKKNKLEQKKQEKEPNQSQERVSSEDDEEDSKEEEEKEDDAEEPSFVMGRG; encoded by the exons ATGGCGGCGCCCtcggccccgcggccgccgcggccccgcaaGGAGCCGCAGCCGCTCGTCATCCCGCGGAGCGCCGCCGAGGAGCAGCGCCTCCGCCTCGAGCGGCTCATGAGGAACCCG GAAAAGACTGTACCAATTCCTGAAAAACTGAATGAATGGGCACCACGACCTCCCCCGGAGTTCGTTAGAGATGTGATGG GTTccagtgctggagctgggagTGGGGAGTTTCATGTGTACCGGCATCTTCGTCGGCGAGAGTACCAGAGGCAAGATTTCATGGATGCCATGGCTGAGAAG CAAAGACTAGATGAGGAATTCCAGAAGAAACTGGAGAGGAATAAGATGATTGCAGaagaacaaacagcaaaacGCAGAAGGAAGCG CCAGAagttaaaagagaagaaactgcaagctaagaaaaataaacttgaacaaaagaagcaggaaaaag AACCCAATCAATCTCAAGAGCGAGTCAGCAGCGAGGATGATGAAGAGGAtagcaaggaggaggaagagaaggaagatgatGCTGAAGAGCCCAGTTTTGTGATGGGAAGAGGATGA